Genomic window (Chryseobacterium sp. H1D6B):
AGAGAGCCACGCGTCAACGTGGAGATAGTCAAGTTAAAATGAATATAAAGCTTACCTCTCTTCTAGATTATTTTATTTTAAAGTTATTCTTTCACCAGAAATAATTCCTTATTAATAATTCCTTTTCTTACAAAGAATATTTTTTTTCCCTTAACTTTTAATGTAATAGTAGTGGGAGGAAAACCCACACTTGATGAGTCTAAATGACAAATAAGTAAATCATTTTTCTGTATACACTTTCCTGATGACATATCTCTAATAGTATGGATTTCAGTTTTCTCAATAGAGTTGTCTGAATTAATTTTTACTTGAAAAAAAGCACTTTTATCCTTAGAATTTCTTGTATTATAAGTTCCGTATATGTTTTTATTACACGAAATAAAAGTAAATATTAGAATTATTATAAGGCATAAATTGTAAATTTTCATAATTATTTTTTTTGTTTATTTATAGGTTGATATGTTGTATTTCATAATCGAAATGCTACATTATATTTATCAGCATATGACTGAGGATTTAATCTAATTTTGGCTGCTTCTGGATGGTTTACAGCATTAAAAGGTCCTATGGGAATTCTATCATCATATCCCTTTTTGGTTATAACTTCTGAAGCCGACATTATCTGTTCATTTGCCCCAAATAGATCTCCTCGTTTATAAGCTTCAAACTCATCTGTTAAGTCATAGAATAAAAGATTTCCTTTGATCAGGTTTGCATTTCCTCCACTCTCAGTAAGTCCCAGAGAAATTTCACCTATTTCGAATTGATACATATGTTTAAGTTCATGTGCAAAGAGATCTAAACTAGAATTACTACCTGTAGAAAGTGTTAATTGTAATCTGTTATTTTTGCTATTGTAAGTAGCTTGATTTGCCGTGTATTTATTTCCCATTGCATCAGTTTGAGTTGCTCCAAAGTCTTTAACAACATCATAGACTTGATTAGAACCTGCCATGACATTAATTTCATCAATAACAACAGATAAATCTTTATTCCGCTGATTATAATATTCTATTTTTTCTTTCCATTCATTTATTCTTTTCTCACTTCCTCCTTTATTAATACGTGATTGATAATCAGCAATTTCAACATCATTACTTTTTCTTTGTGCTTTTTACTTTTGCTATTAATTTATTTACCCAAACCCAAGCATCATCAGTAAATTCATTTCCATCAACATCTAAATATAATATAGGATTATTTCCAGCGTAATGATATGGTGAAAAAGATAAATATTTTTCCGATTTTCCATCCATTACACCCCATTTTCCTAGTTCAGGCACATAAAATATCGCCCCGTAATCATACATGTCAGACTCCTCCTGCAGCTCTTTTCCGTTATATTGGTATTTATAAGCAGGGTTTCCGTTCAGGACATTATATCCTTCATGCTTTAACCCAAAAGGATAATAATTATTTTCTTCAAGAACTTCTGCTCGGGAGCCGTTGTTTAAGTAGCTTAAACGCACATTTCCTAAATGATCTGAGTAATATATACTTATTTTTGAAAATATTTGACATGAACAACAAATAACAAAACCACTTATCTGTGGCTTTATTTATCTTATGAAACGAGCGAGACGATCATTTCAGTATGTACATTTTTTGTATTATTTCTCTTTTATCCACTCTTGTCCCTGCCATACTAAAGTATTTTTATCTTTTATATATACATAGCTATGGTTATATGATTCGAACTCATAAAAACATCGATTAAAGAAAGGTAGTTTAATCGTGAAATAATTATATTCGCTTATATCAACCTTTTCATTAAATATTTCAAACATTGCTCTACTTTTATACATCGTATTTCCATTAAGCGTTGATTCTAATTTAAAGTTTATTTCACTAACATTTAGTGGTAAAAAACGAAAATATTTCTTTTTTGGCAAAGAAATTTTCGATTGATCAGTAGAAAACCTATTTGTTCCATTGAAATAATATATCAAAGTTACGGGACGAAATTCATCAGGAAATACTACTTCTAAATAAATACTATCACTAGAAAGCTTCTTTTCTTTTTTTAATTCATATTTAAATCCATCCTGTTTCAAATAATTATCTTCGCTTGTTAAATCAACAATATCATTACTTATTTGTTTCCATTCTCCTTTTGAAGCATATTCACACTGTTCTACCACAGGTGAAAAATCGGCTCTGGCATGAAACAAAATATAAGTATTGTTTTCATACAATACCAATTTCTCATAGTTTACATCAGACAGAGCCTGATATAATTTCCCGCCATTTTTCAGAAAATACACACCATTTATATCATTTTTCTTTTGTCCCATTAAGAATGATGATTGGAAAAATAATAAAAGTATTATAAGTAAATATTGAAATACTTTTTCGATCTTAATTTTATAAATCATTAATTGCTATTTATACAAATTTGTTGTTGGACTTGATAATTCAATTACAGATTCGTCATTAATTTCACTTATTGAACTAGCACCAGATGGAAAACTGGTTATATCATAAGAATTTCTTCTCTCTTTTTCTGAAAAGATATAAAAAATTTTCACTTTTATATTATTCCTGAAAATACAAAAAAAGGTAAAATTTCTACCTTTTTTGTGTTTGACAAGTGTCATCTAATTTCTTGAAAATAAATATTTAAACTGCTAAAATATAAGAAATCCAAAAAATTATATTAGTGACTGCTAATTCCTTCTGAACAAGGTATTACGCATTTACTATTCAATTTTTCCTCCTTTACACTTTTATATATGCAGTCAAAATCTATTTCCTGAACGTTATCTTTTAAATAATTTAATATATATTTCGAACTTTTGTCATGAAAAATTTTCTTGATTGAATTAATAAAATATAAAAGATCATTTTTTGAAAACCCAGAGAGTTTATAGCTGTTATTTTCAGAGTCAATTGCCAAAATATATGTATCGCAAAATGAAGAGTTAAATAAAACAACTAGTTTATCACGATCATATTTTACATCATTCTTTTTAAGATTAAATTTTAAAATTTTAAAATTTTCATCCAAATAAATCGAAGAAGTTTTTACTATGTCAAATTGTATGTCTATTAATTCAGGGTCATAATATTTATTTTTATCATTTTTACCTTGAATTG
Coding sequences:
- a CDS encoding RHS repeat-associated core domain-containing protein — encoded protein: MRLSYLNNGSRAEVLEENNYYPFGLKHEGYNVLNGNPAYKYQYNGKELQEESDMYDYGAIFYVPELGKWGVMDGKSEKYLSFSPYHYAGNNPILYLDVDGNEFTDDAWVWVNKLIAKVKSTKKK